One window of the Pseudomonas sihuiensis genome contains the following:
- the accC gene encoding acetyl-CoA carboxylase biotin carboxylase subunit: MQKLEKVLIANRGEIALRILRACKELGIKTVAVHSTADRELMHLGLADESVCIGPAAGAQSYLNIPAIISAAELTGATGIHPGYGFLAENADFAEQVENSGFAFIGPTASVIRLMGDKVSAKEAMIKTGVPVVPGSDGPLPEDEEEALRIAREVGYPVIIKAAGGGGGRGMRVVHKEEDLIKSAKLTRTEAGAAFGNPMVYLEKFLGNPRHVEVQVLSDGQGNAIHLYDRDCSLQRRHQKVIEEAPAPLIDEKARAEVLKRCVDACIEIGYRGAGTFEFLYEDGRFYFIEMNTRVQVEHPVTEMVTGIDIVKEMLSIAAGNKLSIKQEDVKILGHSVECRINAEDPDNFMPSPGKVKHFHAPGGNGVRVDSHLYSGYSVPPHYDSLIGKLITFGKDRDEAMARMRNALDEIVVDGIKTNVPLHRDLVRDKGFVKGGVNIHYLEKKLGMDKH, encoded by the coding sequence ATGCAGAAGCTGGAAAAAGTCCTTATCGCCAACCGTGGCGAGATCGCCCTGCGTATCCTGCGTGCCTGCAAGGAGCTGGGTATCAAGACGGTGGCCGTGCACTCCACCGCCGACCGCGAACTGATGCACCTGGGCCTGGCCGACGAGTCCGTCTGCATTGGTCCGGCAGCCGGCGCGCAGTCCTACCTGAACATCCCGGCGATCATCAGCGCAGCTGAACTGACCGGCGCCACGGGCATCCACCCGGGCTACGGCTTTCTCGCCGAGAACGCCGACTTCGCCGAACAGGTGGAAAACTCCGGTTTTGCCTTCATTGGCCCGACCGCGAGCGTGATCCGCCTGATGGGCGACAAGGTGTCGGCCAAGGAAGCCATGATCAAAACCGGCGTACCGGTGGTTCCCGGCTCCGACGGCCCGCTGCCGGAAGACGAGGAAGAAGCCCTGCGCATCGCCCGTGAAGTGGGCTACCCGGTGATCATCAAGGCCGCAGGTGGCGGCGGTGGTCGCGGCATGCGCGTGGTGCACAAGGAAGAAGATCTGATCAAGTCGGCCAAGCTGACCCGCACCGAAGCCGGTGCTGCGTTCGGTAACCCGATGGTCTATCTGGAAAAATTCCTCGGCAACCCGCGTCACGTCGAAGTTCAGGTGCTGTCCGACGGCCAGGGCAACGCCATTCACCTGTATGACCGCGACTGCTCGCTGCAGCGTCGCCACCAGAAGGTGATCGAGGAGGCTCCGGCCCCGCTGATCGACGAGAAGGCCCGCGCCGAAGTGCTCAAGCGCTGCGTCGATGCCTGCATCGAGATCGGCTACCGTGGCGCCGGCACCTTCGAGTTTCTTTACGAAGATGGTCGCTTCTACTTCATCGAGATGAACACCCGTGTTCAGGTGGAGCACCCGGTCACCGAGATGGTCACCGGCATCGACATCGTCAAGGAAATGCTCAGCATCGCCGCAGGCAACAAGCTGTCCATCAAGCAGGAAGACGTGAAGATCCTCGGCCACTCCGTGGAGTGCCGGATCAACGCCGAAGACCCGGACAACTTCATGCCCAGCCCCGGCAAGGTCAAGCATTTCCATGCCCCGGGCGGCAATGGCGTGCGCGTCGACTCGCACCTGTACAGCGGTTACAGCGTACCGCCGCACTACGACTCGCTGATCGGCAAGCTGATCACCTTCGGCAAGGACCGCGACGAAGCCATGGCCCGTATGCGCAATGCCCTGGACGAGATCGTGGTCGACGGCATCAAGACCAACGTGCCACTGCACCGCGACCTGGTGCGCGACAAGGGTTTCGTCAAAGGTGGCGTGAACATCCACTACCTGGAAAAGAAACTGGGTATGGACAAGCACTAA
- a CDS encoding DUF3426 domain-containing protein has protein sequence MSESHITQCPHCRTSFRVSQAQLAAAHGAVRCGACLHVFNAAEQLFGTRAAAAAPAKAPSTQVSKAQAEVGSKPPAKRPIDDTLWIHDDLDLDSLDLDEELAKLEEQEQQLSQQFLALEQAPHYTGNFASSAADEPEEAHDEAWAEALQRDEPLKRERDSLRLQPAEEQPEPIAAPEPRVSAELAPSVTTRKQPVADDLDEADEPRLGNLDDEPDEEQQQDEDPRDEREQPRVTRNEPGLREERLFELDDEPLQLEWRQPQGIAWGRVFGWGLLNLLAAGGLLAQYVAYNFDELARQERYRPWFEQLCPNIGCTLPSKVDIGQIRSSNLVVRSHPEFSGALIVDAILYNRAPFAQPFPLLEMRFADLGGQLVASRRFKPSEYLAGELAGQSEMPPQTPIHISLDILDPGTRAVNYSLSFHSPE, from the coding sequence ATGAGCGAAAGCCACATCACCCAGTGCCCCCATTGCCGTACCAGCTTCCGTGTCAGCCAGGCACAGCTGGCTGCTGCCCATGGCGCAGTACGCTGCGGTGCCTGCCTGCACGTGTTCAATGCTGCCGAGCAACTCTTCGGCACACGCGCGGCAGCAGCTGCGCCAGCCAAAGCGCCAAGCACCCAGGTCAGCAAGGCTCAAGCCGAGGTCGGCAGCAAGCCTCCGGCAAAGAGGCCGATTGACGATACGCTGTGGATCCACGACGACCTCGATCTGGACAGCCTCGACCTTGACGAGGAGCTGGCCAAGCTGGAAGAGCAGGAGCAGCAGCTGTCGCAGCAGTTCCTCGCCCTGGAACAGGCGCCCCACTACACCGGGAACTTCGCCAGCAGCGCCGCGGATGAACCCGAAGAAGCCCATGACGAAGCCTGGGCCGAAGCCCTGCAGCGTGATGAGCCGCTGAAGCGTGAGCGCGACAGCCTCAGACTGCAACCGGCTGAAGAACAGCCCGAACCGATTGCCGCACCCGAGCCTAGGGTCTCTGCCGAGCTCGCCCCATCCGTCACGACTCGCAAACAGCCAGTCGCCGATGATCTCGACGAAGCAGACGAGCCGCGCCTGGGTAATCTCGACGACGAGCCGGACGAAGAGCAGCAACAGGACGAGGACCCGCGCGACGAGCGTGAACAGCCAAGAGTGACGCGCAACGAGCCTGGCCTGCGCGAGGAACGACTGTTCGAACTGGACGACGAACCTCTGCAACTCGAATGGCGTCAGCCACAGGGCATCGCCTGGGGGCGCGTGTTCGGCTGGGGCCTGCTCAACCTGTTGGCTGCAGGCGGCCTGCTGGCGCAGTACGTCGCGTACAACTTCGATGAACTGGCGCGTCAGGAGCGTTATCGCCCCTGGTTCGAACAGCTGTGTCCGAACATCGGCTGCACATTGCCATCGAAAGTCGATATCGGCCAGATTCGCAGCAGCAACCTGGTGGTGCGCAGCCACCCGGAGTTCTCCGGCGCGCTGATCGTCGACGCCATCCTCTACAACCGCGCACCCTTCGCCCAGCCCTTCCCGCTGCTGGAAATGCGCTTCGCCGATCTGGGCGGCCAGCTGGTCGCCAGCCGCCGCTTCAAACCCAGCGAATACCTCGCTGGCGAGCTGGCCGGGCAGAGCGAAATGCCGCCGCAAACGCCCATCCATATCTCGCTGGACATCCTCGACCCGGGCACCCGCGCGGTGAACTACAGCCTGAGCTTCCACTCACCCGAGTAG
- the dusB gene encoding tRNA dihydrouridine synthase DusB, producing the protein MSAPRIGPYTLPNRLILAPMAGVTDRPFRQLCRRLGAGLVVSEMVTSDVRLWNSRKSSLRLLHAGDPEPRSVQIAGGDPQMMADAARKNVELGAQIIDINMGCPAKKVCNKAAGSALLRDEPLVREILAAVVGAVDVPVTLKIRTGWDRQNKNGITVAKIAEDAGIAALSVHGRTRADLYTGEAEYDTIAAIKQAISIPVFANGDIDSPQKAKAVLDATGADALLIGRAAQGRPWIFREIEHYLRTGETLPAPSLLEVERILLEHLAAVHVFYGELMGTRIARKHVGWYLATLPGAREFRAQFNRLDSTDAQCAHVRAFFRERHNDGNEVAA; encoded by the coding sequence ATGTCGGCCCCACGTATTGGCCCTTACACATTGCCCAATCGGTTGATCCTGGCTCCCATGGCCGGCGTCACCGATCGCCCGTTCCGCCAGCTGTGCCGCCGTCTCGGTGCCGGCCTGGTGGTGTCGGAGATGGTCACCAGCGATGTGCGCTTGTGGAATAGCCGCAAGTCCAGCCTGCGTTTGCTGCACGCCGGTGATCCCGAGCCGCGCTCGGTGCAGATCGCCGGTGGCGACCCGCAGATGATGGCCGACGCAGCACGCAAGAACGTCGAGTTAGGCGCGCAGATCATCGACATCAACATGGGCTGCCCAGCCAAGAAGGTCTGCAACAAGGCCGCCGGCTCCGCCCTGCTGCGTGACGAGCCGCTGGTACGGGAAATCCTCGCTGCCGTGGTCGGTGCGGTGGACGTGCCGGTGACCCTGAAGATTCGTACCGGCTGGGACCGCCAGAACAAGAACGGCATTACCGTGGCGAAAATCGCCGAAGATGCCGGCATTGCCGCACTGTCCGTACACGGCCGCACCCGCGCCGACCTTTATACCGGCGAAGCCGAGTACGACACCATCGCTGCCATCAAGCAGGCGATATCGATTCCGGTGTTCGCCAATGGCGACATCGACTCTCCACAGAAGGCCAAGGCCGTGCTCGACGCCACTGGCGCCGACGCCCTGCTCATTGGTCGTGCCGCCCAAGGACGGCCGTGGATCTTCCGTGAAATCGAGCACTACCTGCGTACCGGCGAAACCCTGCCGGCACCGAGCCTGCTCGAAGTGGAACGCATTCTGCTAGAGCACCTGGCTGCAGTGCACGTCTTCTATGGCGAATTGATGGGCACGCGTATCGCCCGCAAGCATGTCGGCTGGTATCTGGCAACCCTGCCGGGCGCCAGGGAGTTTCGCGCCCAATTCAACCGTCTGGACAGTACGGACGCACAGTGCGCCCACGTTCGCGCGTTCTTCCGCGAACGGCACAACGATGGAAACGAGGTGGCCGCATGA
- a CDS encoding hybrid sensor histidine kinase/response regulator, with the protein MRRLRIAIGLLASMLFLSLALTASANSVPTSAHSWSYLVDASARLGLEEVRAQRQQFKPLSKQSFTFPPSDHAVWLRAEFAPQQQPAWLWIFSPRVQYLDYYLLRDGQLEQNLHTGEAMPLDSRPLPSRFYLMPLPNDGHARVAYVRLTSNHPLMTWFKVMDQAELVSLEKPAYLYGMLFGALLLLTLYNLIRFIYSRSASGLWLAGVNIGLAVCSSANLGIFAQWLPSLGYNQSLIADLSALFAAFSALAFGLSFMHGTPVQRSPLNRLLQGNALLILVYALCIAVTGLFWFSSLVYLLVALSAINLLLVSSRHWRAGYQPARLITIGMLVFNLGFGFFVPVLLGFDQLNPGWLVLGVFSVATLAGLILSVSLTERQRQIQRDTLQESTALAASSAELKAKAEFLAKISHEIRTPMNGVLGMTELLLGTPLSAKQRDYVQTIHSSGNELLTLINEILDISKLESGQIELDDVQFDLGALIEDCLDIFRAKAEQQRVELISFIQPQVPRVISGDPTRLRQALLSLLDNAFKQTDEGEILLVAALDSSDGQHRLRIAVQDSGRPLLAEERDALLNAELQSRDFLSATRLGGRLGLIIARQLVRLMGGEFGIQGSGNQGTTLWLTLPLDAARLEQPETDLDSPLQGARLLVVDDNDTCRKVLMQQCNAWGMQVSAVPSGKEALALLRTKAHMREYFDAVLLDQDMPGMTGMQLAAKIKEDPSLNHDILIIMLTGISNAPSKVIARNAGIKRILAKPVAGYTLKTTLADELAQRPNDTPAQAAPTPVSTPLNVPADFRILVAEDNSISTKVIRGMLGKLNLKPDTASNGEEALSAMKAQPYDLVLMDCEMPVLDGFSATEQLRAWEKSEKRPRTPVVALTAHILSEHKERARAVGMDGHMSKPVELSQLRELIEHWIAERELRRQREVS; encoded by the coding sequence GTGCGCCGGCTCAGGATTGCCATCGGACTACTCGCCAGCATGCTGTTTCTCAGCCTTGCGCTGACAGCCAGTGCGAACTCGGTCCCAACAAGCGCGCACAGCTGGTCCTATCTGGTCGACGCCAGTGCCCGCCTGGGCCTCGAAGAAGTCCGCGCCCAGCGCCAGCAGTTCAAGCCCCTCAGCAAGCAATCCTTTACCTTCCCGCCCAGTGACCACGCCGTCTGGCTTCGTGCCGAATTCGCACCGCAACAGCAGCCCGCCTGGCTGTGGATATTCTCGCCGCGGGTGCAGTACCTCGATTACTACCTGCTGAGAGATGGCCAGCTGGAGCAGAACCTGCACACCGGCGAGGCCATGCCGCTGGATTCGCGACCGCTGCCGTCGCGCTTCTATCTGATGCCGTTGCCCAATGACGGCCATGCCCGCGTCGCCTATGTCCGCCTGACCTCCAACCACCCGCTGATGACTTGGTTCAAGGTGATGGATCAGGCCGAACTGGTCAGCCTGGAAAAACCCGCCTACCTCTACGGCATGCTGTTCGGTGCTCTGCTGCTGCTGACCCTGTACAACCTCATCCGCTTCATCTACAGCCGCAGCGCCAGCGGCCTGTGGCTGGCCGGGGTGAACATCGGCCTGGCCGTGTGCTCCTCGGCCAACCTCGGCATTTTCGCCCAGTGGCTACCCAGCCTGGGCTACAACCAGTCATTGATCGCCGACCTCTCCGCGCTGTTCGCCGCCTTCAGCGCCTTGGCCTTTGGCCTGAGCTTCATGCACGGCACCCCCGTGCAGCGCAGCCCGCTCAATCGCCTGCTGCAGGGCAATGCCCTGCTGATACTGGTCTACGCCCTGTGTATCGCCGTCACCGGATTGTTCTGGTTCAGCTCGCTGGTCTACCTGCTGGTGGCCCTGAGTGCAATCAATCTGCTGCTGGTGAGCAGCCGGCACTGGCGCGCCGGTTATCAGCCGGCACGCCTGATCACCATCGGCATGCTGGTTTTCAACCTGGGCTTCGGCTTCTTCGTGCCGGTGCTGCTGGGTTTCGATCAGCTCAATCCGGGCTGGCTGGTACTGGGCGTGTTCAGCGTTGCCACCCTGGCCGGCCTGATTCTCAGCGTGTCGCTGACCGAACGGCAGCGGCAGATCCAGCGCGACACCCTGCAGGAAAGCACCGCCCTGGCCGCCAGCAGCGCCGAGCTGAAGGCCAAGGCCGAGTTCCTGGCCAAGATCAGCCACGAGATCCGCACACCGATGAACGGTGTACTGGGCATGACCGAGTTGCTGCTGGGCACGCCGCTGTCGGCCAAGCAGCGTGACTACGTGCAGACCATCCACAGTTCGGGCAACGAGCTGCTCACCCTGATCAACGAAATCCTCGACATTTCCAAGCTCGAATCCGGGCAGATCGAGTTGGACGACGTGCAGTTCGACCTCGGCGCACTGATCGAAGACTGCCTCGATATCTTCCGCGCCAAGGCCGAACAACAGCGCGTGGAGCTGATCAGCTTCATCCAGCCGCAGGTACCACGGGTGATCAGCGGCGACCCGACGCGCCTGCGCCAGGCCCTGCTCAGCCTGCTGGACAATGCCTTCAAGCAGACCGACGAGGGCGAGATCCTGCTGGTCGCCGCACTCGACAGCAGCGACGGCCAGCACCGCCTGCGCATCGCCGTGCAGGACAGCGGCCGACCGCTGCTGGCGGAAGAGCGCGACGCCCTGCTCAACGCCGAACTGCAGAGCCGCGACTTCCTTTCTGCCACCCGCCTGGGCGGGCGTCTCGGCCTGATCATCGCGCGCCAACTGGTACGCCTGATGGGCGGCGAGTTCGGCATCCAGGGCAGCGGCAACCAGGGCACGACCCTGTGGCTGACCCTGCCGCTGGACGCCGCCCGCCTGGAACAGCCGGAAACCGACCTGGACAGCCCGCTGCAGGGTGCACGCCTGCTGGTGGTGGACGACAACGACACCTGCCGCAAGGTGCTGATGCAGCAGTGCAATGCCTGGGGCATGCAGGTCAGCGCCGTGCCCTCCGGCAAGGAGGCCCTGGCCCTGCTGCGCACCAAGGCACACATGCGTGAATACTTCGACGCGGTGCTGCTCGACCAGGACATGCCCGGCATGACCGGCATGCAGCTGGCCGCCAAGATCAAGGAAGACCCGAGCCTCAATCACGACATTCTGATCATCATGCTCACCGGCATCAGCAACGCGCCGAGCAAGGTGATCGCACGTAACGCCGGGATCAAGCGCATCCTGGCCAAGCCGGTGGCCGGCTACACACTCAAGACCACCCTGGCCGACGAGCTGGCACAGCGCCCCAACGACACCCCCGCCCAAGCCGCACCGACGCCGGTGAGCACACCACTGAACGTGCCGGCCGACTTCCGCATCCTGGTGGCCGAAGACAACAGCATCTCCACCAAGGTGATCCGCGGCATGCTCGGCAAGCTCAACCTCAAGCCGGACACTGCCAGCAACGGCGAAGAAGCCCTCAGCGCGATGAAGGCACAGCCCTACGACCTGGTGCTGATGGACTGCGAGATGCCGGTGCTAGACGGTTTCTCTGCGACCGAACAGCTGCGCGCCTGGGAAAAGAGCGAGAAGCGCCCGCGCACGCCGGTGGTGGCGCTGACCGCGCATATCCTCAGTGAACACAAGGAACGCGCGCGTGCCGTCGGCATGGACGGGCACATGTCCAAGCCGGTGGAGCTGTCGCAACTGCGCGAGCTGATCGAGCACTGGATCGCCGAACGCGAACTGCGTCGCCAGCGCGAGGTATCGTAG
- the prmA gene encoding 50S ribosomal protein L11 methyltransferase: MPWLQVRLAITPEQAETYEDALLEVGAVSVTFMDAEDQPIFEPDLGTTPLWSHTHLLALFEADTDETALIAHLQLLCGGSLPEHHVERIEDQDWERSWMDNFQPMRFGRRLWIVPSWHAAPEPDAVNLLLDPGLAFGTGTHPTTALCLEWLDDQELQGCNVLDFGCGSGILAIAALLLGAPQAVGTDIDPQALEASRDNASRNGIDPARFPVYLPADLPQQPADVVVANILAGPLVSLAPQITALVKGGGRLALSGILAEQAEEVRAAYAGAFDLDPTATKDGWVRISGIKR; this comes from the coding sequence ATGCCCTGGTTACAAGTCCGTCTCGCCATCACTCCCGAACAGGCGGAAACCTACGAGGACGCCCTGCTGGAAGTAGGCGCCGTATCGGTGACCTTCATGGACGCCGAGGATCAGCCGATCTTCGAGCCGGACCTGGGCACCACCCCACTGTGGTCGCACACCCATCTGCTGGCCCTGTTCGAAGCCGACACCGACGAGACCGCACTGATCGCCCATCTGCAACTGCTGTGTGGCGGCTCGCTGCCGGAGCATCATGTCGAGCGCATCGAGGATCAGGACTGGGAGCGCAGCTGGATGGACAACTTCCAGCCGATGCGCTTCGGCCGGCGCCTGTGGATCGTGCCGAGCTGGCATGCCGCACCGGAGCCGGACGCCGTGAACCTGCTGCTCGATCCGGGCCTGGCCTTCGGCACCGGCACCCACCCGACCACCGCGCTGTGCCTGGAATGGCTCGACGACCAGGAGCTGCAGGGCTGCAACGTGCTCGACTTCGGCTGCGGCTCGGGCATCCTCGCCATCGCCGCCCTGCTGCTCGGCGCGCCGCAGGCGGTGGGCACCGATATCGACCCACAAGCCCTGGAAGCCTCGCGCGACAATGCTTCGCGCAATGGCATCGACCCGGCACGCTTCCCGGTCTACCTGCCAGCCGATCTGCCGCAGCAGCCGGCGGACGTGGTCGTCGCCAACATCCTCGCCGGCCCGCTGGTTTCCCTGGCACCTCAGATCACTGCGCTGGTCAAAGGCGGTGGACGCCTGGCGCTGTCGGGCATCCTCGCCGAACAGGCTGAGGAAGTCCGCGCTGCCTATGCCGGCGCCTTCGACCTCGACCCGACCGCCACCAAGGACGGCTGGGTGCGCATCAGCGGCATCAAGCGCTAG
- the purD gene encoding phosphoribosylamine--glycine ligase: MNVLIIGSGGREHALAWKVAQDKRVEKVFVAPGNAGTAVEAKCENVAIDVLAIEELADFAEKNVQLTIVGPEAPLVKGVVDLFRSRKLDIFGPTAAAAQLEGSKAFTKDFLARHKIPTADYQNFTEIEPALAYLREKGAPIVIKADGLAAGKGVIVAMTLAEAEDAVRDMLAGNAFGEAGSRVVIEEFLDGEEASFIVMVDGENVLPMATSQDHKRVGDGDSGPNTGGMGAYSPAPVVTAEVHKRVMDEVIYPTVRGMASEGNVYTGFLYAGLMIDKAGKPKVIEFNCRFGDPETQPIMCRLESSLVLLVEAALAKALDKVEATWDPRPTVGVVLAAGGYPGDYAKGDVIDGLDEAAKLDGKVFHAGTALKDGQIVTAGGRVLCATAIGASVADAQQQAYRLAEKIRWNGMFHRNDIGYRAIARERGED, encoded by the coding sequence ATGAACGTACTGATCATCGGCAGCGGCGGTCGTGAACACGCCCTGGCCTGGAAAGTGGCGCAGGACAAACGCGTCGAGAAGGTCTTCGTCGCCCCGGGCAACGCCGGCACTGCGGTGGAAGCCAAGTGTGAGAACGTCGCCATCGACGTGCTGGCCATCGAAGAGCTGGCCGATTTCGCCGAGAAGAACGTGCAACTGACCATCGTCGGCCCGGAAGCGCCGCTGGTCAAAGGCGTGGTCGATCTGTTCCGCAGCCGCAAACTGGACATCTTCGGCCCCACCGCTGCCGCAGCCCAGCTGGAAGGCTCCAAGGCCTTCACCAAGGATTTCCTGGCCCGTCACAAGATCCCGACTGCCGACTACCAGAACTTCACCGAGATCGAGCCGGCGCTGGCTTACCTGCGTGAGAAAGGTGCACCGATCGTGATCAAGGCCGACGGCCTGGCCGCAGGCAAGGGCGTGATCGTCGCCATGACCCTGGCCGAAGCCGAAGACGCGGTGCGCGACATGCTCGCCGGCAACGCCTTCGGTGAAGCCGGTTCGCGCGTGGTGATCGAGGAATTCCTCGACGGCGAAGAAGCCAGCTTCATCGTCATGGTCGACGGCGAGAACGTGCTGCCGATGGCCACCAGCCAGGACCACAAGCGCGTCGGCGACGGCGACAGCGGCCCGAATACCGGCGGCATGGGCGCCTACTCGCCAGCCCCGGTAGTCACCGCCGAAGTACACAAGCGCGTGATGGACGAGGTGATCTACCCCACCGTGCGCGGCATGGCCAGCGAAGGCAACGTCTACACCGGCTTCCTCTATGCCGGCCTGATGATCGACAAGGCGGGCAAGCCCAAGGTCATCGAATTCAACTGCCGCTTCGGCGACCCGGAAACCCAGCCGATCATGTGCCGTCTGGAAAGCTCCCTGGTGCTGCTGGTCGAGGCTGCCCTGGCCAAGGCGCTGGACAAGGTCGAAGCGACCTGGGACCCGCGTCCGACCGTGGGCGTGGTGCTGGCCGCCGGTGGCTACCCGGGCGACTATGCCAAGGGCGATGTAATCGACGGTCTGGATGAAGCCGCCAAGCTCGACGGCAAGGTGTTCCACGCCGGTACCGCACTGAAGGACGGCCAGATCGTCACCGCTGGCGGTCGCGTACTCTGCGCCACCGCCATCGGCGCCAGCGTTGCCGATGCCCAGCAGCAGGCCTACCGCCTGGCCGAGAAGATTCGCTGGAACGGCATGTTCCACCGTAACGACATCGGCTATCGGGCGATCGCCCGCGAGCGCGGCGAGGACTGA
- the fis gene encoding DNA-binding transcriptional regulator Fis, producing MTLMTETLVSGIAPVSDNTSLKQHLNTPSEEGQTLRGAVEKALHNYFAHLEGADVTDVYNLVLTEVEAPLLETVMNYVKGNQTKASELLGLNRGTLRKKLKQYDLL from the coding sequence ATGACGTTGATGACAGAGACCCTAGTGAGTGGAATTGCACCCGTGAGTGACAACACCAGCCTTAAACAGCACCTGAACACGCCGAGCGAAGAGGGCCAGACCCTGCGCGGCGCCGTGGAGAAGGCGCTGCACAATTACTTCGCCCATCTCGAGGGCGCGGACGTCACCGACGTGTACAACCTGGTGCTCACCGAAGTCGAAGCGCCGCTGCTGGAAACCGTCATGAATTACGTGAAAGGTAACCAGACCAAGGCCTCCGAACTGCTCGGTCTGAACCGCGGTACGCTGCGCAAGAAGCTCAAGCAGTACGACCTGCTGTAA
- the purH gene encoding bifunctional phosphoribosylaminoimidazolecarboxamide formyltransferase/IMP cyclohydrolase, producing MTDQTTLLPVRRALISVSDKTGVLEFARELAALGVEILSTGGTYKLLKDNGVAAVEVADYTGFPEMMDGRVKTLHPKIHGGILGRRALDGAVMDEHGIKPIDLVAVNLYPFEATVAKPDCDLADAIENIDIGGPTMVRSAAKNHKDVAIVVNTGDYAGIVASLKAGGLSYAQRFDLALKAFEHTAAYDGMIANYLGTIDQAADTLSTEGRGAFPRTFNSQFVKAQEMRYGENPHQSAAFYVEAKKGEASVSTAIQLQGKELSFNNVADTDAALECVKSFVKPACVIVKHANPCGVAVVPEDEGGIRKAYDLAYATDTESAFGGIIAFNRELDGETAKAIVERQFVEVIIAPKISAAAREVVAAKANVRLLECGEWPAERAAGWDFKRVNGGLLVQSRDIGMIAASDLKIVTQRAPNEQEIHDLIFAWKVAKFVKSNAIVYAKNRQTVGVGAGQMSRVNSARIAGIKAEHAGLPVPGAVMASDAFFPFRDGIDNAAKAGITAVIQPGGSMRDNEVIAAADEAGIAMVFTGMRHFRH from the coding sequence ATGACCGACCAGACCACCCTTCTGCCCGTCCGCCGCGCGCTGATCAGCGTTTCCGACAAGACCGGTGTCCTCGAATTCGCTCGCGAACTGGCCGCCCTCGGTGTCGAGATTCTCTCCACCGGCGGTACCTACAAGCTGCTCAAGGACAACGGCGTAGCCGCGGTGGAAGTGGCTGACTACACCGGCTTCCCGGAAATGATGGACGGCCGCGTGAAGACCCTGCACCCGAAGATCCACGGCGGCATTCTCGGCCGTCGCGCCCTGGACGGCGCAGTGATGGACGAGCACGGCATCAAGCCGATCGACCTGGTCGCGGTCAACCTCTATCCCTTCGAAGCCACCGTGGCCAAGCCTGATTGCGACCTGGCCGACGCCATCGAGAACATCGACATCGGCGGCCCGACCATGGTCCGCAGCGCGGCGAAGAACCACAAGGACGTCGCCATCGTGGTCAACACCGGCGATTACGCCGGCATCGTCGCCTCGCTCAAGGCCGGCGGCCTGAGCTACGCCCAGCGCTTCGACCTGGCACTCAAGGCCTTCGAGCACACCGCGGCCTACGACGGCATGATCGCCAACTACCTGGGCACCATCGACCAGGCGGCGGACACCCTGTCCACCGAAGGTCGCGGCGCCTTCCCGCGCACCTTCAACAGCCAGTTCGTCAAGGCACAGGAAATGCGCTACGGCGAGAACCCGCACCAGAGTGCGGCGTTCTATGTCGAAGCGAAGAAGGGCGAAGCCAGCGTTTCCACCGCAATCCAATTGCAGGGCAAGGAACTGTCGTTCAACAACGTGGCCGACACCGACGCCGCGCTGGAATGCGTGAAGAGCTTCGTCAAACCGGCCTGCGTCATCGTCAAGCACGCCAACCCCTGCGGCGTGGCCGTGGTACCGGAAGACGAAGGCGGCATCCGCAAGGCCTACGACCTGGCCTACGCCACCGATACCGAATCGGCGTTCGGCGGCATCATCGCCTTCAACCGCGAGCTGGATGGCGAAACCGCCAAGGCCATCGTCGAGCGTCAGTTCGTCGAAGTGATCATCGCCCCGAAAATCAGCGCCGCCGCCCGTGAAGTGGTCGCTGCCAAGGCCAACGTGCGCCTGCTCGAATGCGGCGAATGGCCGGCCGAGCGCGCTGCGGGTTGGGACTTCAAACGCGTCAATGGTGGTCTGCTGGTGCAGAGCCGCGACATCGGCATGATCGCAGCGTCCGACCTGAAGATCGTTACCCAGCGCGCACCGAACGAGCAGGAAATCCACGACCTGATCTTCGCCTGGAAAGTGGCCAAGTTCGTCAAATCCAACGCCATCGTCTACGCCAAGAACCGCCAGACCGTCGGCGTCGGCGCCGGCCAGATGAGCCGCGTCAACTCCGCGCGCATCGCCGGCATCAAGGCCGAGCACGCTGGCCTGCCGGTGCCCGGCGCGGTCATGGCCTCCGACGCCTTCTTCCCCTTCCGCGACGGTATCGACAACGCCGCCAAGGCCGGCATCACCGCGGTGATCCAGCCCGGTGGCTCGATGCGCGACAACGAAGTGATCGCGGCTGCCGACGAAGCCGGCATTGCCATGGTGTTTACCGGCATGCGCCACTTTAGGCACTAA